The following proteins are encoded in a genomic region of Candidatus Diapherotrites archaeon:
- a CDS encoding segregation/condensation protein A, which produces MTARSHRKRVTEKKKVDDPDADFEGVELMENPSAQINKTEDMVDLIDQPAWKTILISLVKRERMDPWNIDVKELAHKYLEKIRSLQSTDLRLPANAILASAILLKFKARALRLSSLEEEGIELRALLTEEELLGGMMPELLPPRFSREGKVTLDMLVESIESILEKTKAKAQKEREGKSHQAFSLPIPKMNLEGKMEEFMDLIPRHADESGFARFHSIVHGRSSHEVIDFFLSLLFLLHEKRVNAWQDDLFGEIMVAVATPGDGENGTPSFETQDAPA; this is translated from the coding sequence ATGACTGCGCGGTCCCATCGAAAACGGGTGACTGAAAAAAAGAAGGTTGACGATCCAGATGCCGATTTCGAGGGCGTCGAGTTGATGGAAAATCCTTCCGCCCAAATAAATAAAACGGAAGACATGGTGGATCTCATCGACCAGCCCGCGTGGAAGACCATTCTAATTTCACTAGTGAAACGCGAGCGGATGGATCCATGGAATATCGACGTGAAGGAGTTGGCCCACAAATATTTGGAGAAAATCCGTTCCCTCCAATCCACAGACTTGCGTCTCCCCGCCAATGCCATCCTGGCATCCGCCATCCTCCTCAAGTTCAAGGCACGCGCCTTGCGTCTTTCATCCCTGGAGGAAGAAGGAATTGAGCTTCGCGCACTCCTCACCGAGGAAGAATTATTGGGGGGCATGATGCCCGAACTCCTTCCCCCACGCTTTTCTCGTGAAGGAAAAGTCACGTTAGATATGCTCGTGGAGAGCATTGAATCCATTCTCGAAAAGACGAAGGCCAAAGCGCAGAAGGAACGCGAGGGCAAATCCCATCAGGCATTTTCACTCCCCATCCCCAAAATGAATCTTGAGGGCAAGATGGAGGAATTCATGGACCTCATCCCCCGCCACGCGGACGAATCAGGGTTCGCGCGTTTCCACTCCATCGTGCACGGGCGCTCTTCCCATGAGGTAATCGATTTCTTCCTCTCGCTCCTCTTTCTCCTTCATGAAAAGCGTGTGAACGCGTGGCAGGATGATCTATTCGGAGAAATCATGGTGGCGGTGGCCACTCCGGGAGATGGGGAGAATGGAACCCCTTCCTTCGAAACCCAAGACGCGCCCGCGTGA
- a CDS encoding DUF63 family protein, producing MAFPNDFIQEFFIRPIVDSSVPGYNPVNTLVYGLILLGVAFYVIYPYLTKRGVVFNWDFMRMLIPYILFGISLRVLEDQDIIQRSVNPLDAGFYVFTPGIWILTFVLVVLGMGLGKLLSTPLHRNATTITFAFGLLVALPVFLFNLMRGMEWGAFLGILALVAIVSGILFYMAKRLKWEFLDDNLAKLAVSGQILDAGATFVALEFFQCAEQHVLPRLLFGAFGNISFFFIKIPLILFIVYFLHKEFTKDNDPNMRGYVLIFLAILGLATGGRNLLTILAGTCS from the coding sequence ATGGCCTTCCCAAATGACTTCATCCAGGAATTCTTTATCCGGCCCATCGTGGACTCAAGTGTGCCGGGATATAACCCGGTGAACACCCTCGTGTACGGGTTGATCCTCCTGGGGGTCGCCTTCTATGTCATCTATCCCTATCTCACCAAGCGAGGAGTGGTGTTTAATTGGGATTTCATGCGGATGCTGATTCCCTATATCCTTTTTGGGATTTCTTTGCGCGTGCTGGAGGACCAGGATATTATCCAGCGGTCGGTGAATCCCCTTGACGCGGGGTTCTATGTATTTACTCCCGGCATTTGGATACTTACCTTTGTATTGGTTGTACTGGGAATGGGTTTGGGGAAATTACTGTCTACCCCCCTCCACCGGAACGCCACAACCATTACTTTCGCCTTTGGCTTACTGGTGGCATTGCCGGTGTTCCTATTCAATCTGATGCGGGGAATGGAATGGGGAGCTTTCTTAGGCATCCTCGCGCTCGTCGCCATCGTGAGCGGGATCCTATTCTACATGGCCAAACGGCTAAAATGGGAATTTTTGGATGATAACCTCGCCAAGCTCGCCGTGAGCGGGCAGATTTTGGACGCCGGAGCCACATTCGTGGCATTAGAATTCTTCCAGTGCGCGGAACAGCACGTGCTCCCCCGCCTCCTGTTTGGGGCATTCGGAAATATTTCCTTCTTCTTCATCAAGATACCCCTCATCCTTTTCATCGTGTACTTCCTCCATAAAGAATTCACCAAGGACAACGACCCCAACATGCGGGGATACGTCCTCATCTTCCTCGCCATCTTAGGTTTAGCCACGGGGGGAAGGAATCTCCTGACCATCCTCGCAGGGACGTGTAGCTGA
- a CDS encoding methyltransferase, with protein sequence MEPVTPFRKRLDALLTPAEKRHAVYAFDMVGDLALIEIPQPLQKKKKKIAHALLDANPRLTRVYEKVGQHGGKFRLENVRWLAGQKGTRTLHKEWGCVFAVEVGEAFFNPRLGTERQRVAADIKKGQQVCVFFAGVGPFAITIAKHAHPIRVMAIEWNPQAIPFLNENIRRNKVENIIVPLQGDISKISPIPEFDHVIMPAPETAITYLARAVEWVSPKGGLIHLYAFMPKDGGEISLRTAITESLSNSTRSWRISFFRKVSDFSPSVQQVCVGIKVGQTKSARRKIHSVSFIRKRITKTNKPIRQPPKKNRVRAVA encoded by the coding sequence ATGGAACCAGTAACCCCCTTCCGGAAGCGTTTGGATGCCCTCCTTACCCCGGCCGAGAAGCGTCACGCCGTCTATGCCTTTGATATGGTCGGGGATTTAGCCCTGATCGAGATTCCCCAACCCCTCCAGAAGAAAAAGAAAAAAATCGCCCATGCCCTGCTAGATGCCAACCCAAGACTGACGCGCGTCTATGAAAAAGTGGGTCAGCATGGGGGGAAATTCCGTTTGGAAAACGTGCGTTGGCTCGCCGGCCAAAAAGGGACGCGCACGCTTCATAAGGAATGGGGGTGCGTGTTCGCAGTGGAAGTGGGGGAAGCCTTTTTCAATCCCCGCTTGGGCACCGAGCGCCAACGGGTGGCCGCTGACATAAAAAAAGGCCAACAGGTATGCGTGTTCTTCGCGGGCGTAGGGCCTTTTGCTATAACCATTGCCAAACATGCCCATCCCATTCGTGTTATGGCCATCGAATGGAATCCTCAAGCAATTCCTTTCCTGAATGAAAATATCAGGCGCAATAAAGTGGAAAATATTATCGTTCCTCTTCAGGGCGATATTTCCAAGATTTCCCCAATCCCTGAATTTGATCACGTGATCATGCCCGCCCCTGAGACGGCCATCACCTATCTCGCGCGGGCCGTGGAATGGGTTTCCCCCAAGGGGGGGTTAATTCATTTGTATGCGTTCATGCCCAAGGATGGAGGAGAGATTTCTTTGCGCACGGCCATTACAGAATCTCTTTCCAATTCCACTCGTTCCTGGCGCATATCCTTCTTCCGGAAGGTCAGCGATTTCTCTCCCAGTGTGCAACAGGTGTGCGTGGGAATCAAGGTGGGTCAAACAAAATCCGCTCGTCGAAAAATTCATTCGGTGTCATTCATTCGAAAACGTATCACCAAAACCAATAAGCCCATTCGTCAACCCCCTAAAAAAAACCGGGTGAGGGCAGTGGCATGA
- a CDS encoding nucleoside monophosphate kinase has protein sequence MNLVLMGPPGSGKGTIAQLLTKKGWVHFSTGQALRDHAARKGKFAARIDTLLSKGHLASDAITYHVLQENLSRLEGKNVLFDGFPRNLAQGKGARTRLNPLGMDFDAFIFLEVSTNEVVARLANRRQCAMCGRVYGKQNPSKKVGVCDADGGKLIRRDDDKPAVIRERFRVYRTQTLPLLDWAAERYPVFEVNGKGSPTTVFKRVVRLLDNWRTRPKKKKGR, from the coding sequence ATGAACCTCGTCTTAATGGGCCCCCCCGGCTCGGGAAAAGGAACGATTGCGCAGTTGCTCACCAAGAAAGGATGGGTTCACTTTTCCACGGGTCAAGCTTTGCGTGATCATGCCGCGCGAAAAGGAAAATTCGCGGCGCGCATCGATACCTTGTTATCGAAAGGTCATCTCGCCTCCGATGCCATCACGTATCATGTTCTCCAGGAAAACCTATCCCGATTGGAAGGAAAAAACGTCCTTTTCGACGGGTTTCCCCGGAACCTCGCCCAGGGAAAGGGAGCCCGAACCCGTTTAAATCCTCTGGGAATGGATTTCGATGCCTTTATTTTTCTTGAAGTTTCCACGAATGAAGTAGTAGCACGCCTGGCGAACAGACGTCAATGCGCCATGTGCGGTCGCGTGTATGGAAAACAGAATCCATCTAAAAAAGTAGGAGTGTGCGATGCGGATGGCGGGAAGCTTATTCGGCGCGACGATGATAAACCTGCTGTCATCCGTGAGCGCTTTCGCGTTTATAGGACGCAAACCCTTCCCTTACTCGATTGGGCCGCGGAGCGGTATCCCGTGTTTGAAGTCAATGGGAAAGGGTCTCCTACCACCGTATTTAAACGGGTTGTGCGGCTCTTGGATAATTGGAGAACTCGCCCAAAAAAGAAAAAAGGAAGGTAG
- a CDS encoding ATPase domain-containing protein, whose protein sequence is MKRMASGVPGFDELVEGGFPEGASVLISGGPGAGKTIFAMQYIYEGARSYNEPGLYVTLETGLKDITWNMQSFRWDIKSLQDKNMMKIYRLNFSPTNSTEEVEDQISKELSIITKMVDSIDAKRLVIDSTTAFGVWVKDHGALRHLLFEFVNGLKDIGCTTLLTSEVAGEDRNKFSAFGVEEFVVDGVVALYFIPPNRSIFVRKLRGTDHSKAVHAFDIEENGIVVRPKDEIPWGGLR, encoded by the coding sequence ATGAAGCGCATGGCCTCCGGGGTGCCGGGATTTGACGAGCTGGTGGAAGGGGGTTTTCCGGAAGGGGCATCGGTGCTCATCAGCGGTGGACCAGGGGCGGGAAAAACCATTTTCGCGATGCAATACATCTATGAGGGGGCCCGCTCGTACAACGAACCCGGGTTGTATGTCACCCTCGAAACGGGTTTGAAGGACATCACCTGGAACATGCAGAGCTTCCGGTGGGATATCAAATCCCTTCAAGACAAAAACATGATGAAGATTTACCGGCTTAATTTTTCCCCTACTAATTCCACGGAGGAGGTGGAGGACCAAATCTCAAAAGAATTGTCGATTATCACCAAGATGGTTGACTCCATCGACGCCAAACGCCTGGTGATTGATTCCACCACCGCCTTCGGGGTTTGGGTCAAAGACCATGGGGCTCTGCGCCACCTCCTCTTCGAATTCGTGAATGGCCTAAAGGATATTGGATGCACCACCCTCCTCACGAGCGAAGTAGCAGGAGAAGATCGGAACAAGTTTTCCGCTTTTGGGGTGGAAGAGTTTGTGGTTGATGGAGTGGTGGCCCTGTATTTCATCCCTCCTAACCGGAGCATTTTCGTGCGTAAACTCAGGGGAACGGACCATTCTAAAGCCGTTCATGCCTTCGACATTGAAGAAAACGGCATCGTCGTCAGGCCTAAGGATGAAATTCCCTGGGGCGGGTTGCGTTAA
- the tmk gene encoding dTMP kinase: MGKGLFIVLDGIDGSGKTVQAGKLAEWVFNHYKPVFTIVLTKEYTGSKFGKEIHERLFKTADDSSTQKERMLELFVLDREDHVDHIIAPMLEQGALIICDRYKYATIAYQTAQGVLSSHAIKENEGFPIPDLVLIFNIPVEESVSRMEKAGKPLAKFEKRAFLERVKNEFAQLPQKLPKENIVFINANQTIESVHRDVVAQVKPFIENMVK; the protein is encoded by the coding sequence ATGGGAAAGGGATTGTTTATCGTCCTGGATGGAATTGATGGGAGTGGAAAAACGGTGCAGGCGGGAAAGCTGGCTGAATGGGTGTTCAACCATTACAAGCCCGTATTCACCATTGTATTAACCAAGGAATACACTGGTTCCAAATTTGGGAAAGAGATCCACGAGCGCCTGTTCAAGACAGCGGATGACTCGTCGACCCAAAAGGAGCGCATGCTCGAACTATTTGTCTTAGATAGGGAGGATCATGTCGACCATATCATCGCCCCCATGCTGGAGCAAGGAGCTCTCATCATTTGCGACCGGTACAAATACGCCACCATCGCCTACCAAACCGCGCAGGGGGTTCTCTCTTCCCATGCCATCAAGGAGAATGAGGGTTTTCCCATCCCCGATCTGGTGCTGATATTCAACATTCCCGTGGAGGAGAGCGTTTCCCGCATGGAGAAGGCCGGGAAGCCGTTGGCCAAATTCGAGAAGCGCGCTTTCTTGGAACGGGTCAAGAACGAATTCGCCCAGCTCCCCCAAAAGCTTCCCAAGGAAAATATTGTCTTCATCAATGCCAACCAAACCATTGAATCCGTTCACCGGGATGTGGTGGCGCAGGTGAAACCCTTTATCGAGAACATGGTGAAGTGA
- the dph5 gene encoding diphthine synthase, with protein MFSLIGLGLNPRQLTLEALHAIQASDSAWVEGYTSMYAEGNLEGLEGIVHRKLSPIGRSDIEEGMKGFLSRAQQNHIALLVYGNPLTATTHISLIQECVRQRIPYQVIPGVSVFDYRGVCGLDEYKFGRTTTFVFPEEGHEPLSPFDIIVKNKSMGLHTHCLFDLHPEKQRMMRVDEAISFILKAGEARRVVVHEWVGVGLGGMGSPNPEIRAARLGELQKQNWEKFPQSLIVCGDMNAHERDALRALGGWGG; from the coding sequence ATGTTCTCCCTCATTGGATTGGGATTAAATCCACGGCAACTGACGCTGGAAGCCCTGCATGCCATCCAAGCGAGCGATTCGGCGTGGGTGGAGGGATATACATCCATGTATGCGGAAGGGAACCTGGAGGGGTTGGAAGGAATCGTGCATCGTAAATTATCCCCCATTGGGAGGAGTGACATAGAGGAAGGGATGAAAGGGTTTCTCTCGCGCGCCCAGCAAAACCACATCGCCCTCCTGGTTTATGGGAATCCCCTCACGGCCACGACGCACATAAGTCTTATCCAGGAATGCGTCAGACAGCGCATTCCCTATCAAGTCATTCCGGGGGTGTCGGTGTTCGATTATCGCGGGGTATGTGGATTGGACGAATACAAATTCGGGCGCACAACAACTTTCGTTTTCCCCGAGGAGGGGCATGAGCCTTTATCCCCATTTGACATCATCGTGAAAAACAAGTCCATGGGATTGCACACCCATTGCTTATTCGATCTGCACCCTGAGAAACAGCGAATGATGCGCGTGGACGAAGCCATTTCTTTCATCCTGAAAGCGGGAGAGGCCCGCCGGGTCGTTGTGCACGAATGGGTGGGGGTAGGGTTAGGGGGGATGGGTTCACCAAATCCTGAGATTCGTGCCGCTAGGTTGGGGGAACTGCAGAAACAGAATTGGGAGAAATTCCCCCAATCCCTCATCGTGTGCGGGGACATGAATGCGCATGAAAGAGACGCGCTGCGCGCCCTCGGGGGGTGGGGAGGATGA